A single region of the Epinephelus moara isolate mb chromosome 14, YSFRI_EMoa_1.0, whole genome shotgun sequence genome encodes:
- the si:ch211-195o20.7 gene encoding cytospin-A isoform X1, protein MGNFSSKDGHGPTGVHGDSFHTPPASPQGDGPAFIPSVPQLLPPTSPQPSSAAPVSPPPPVPTLTPSGKKAQSSTTSTTSGPPPDWRPHPPVSSNNSTIGPVVSPLHSKPGSTVGKGQATLGRNGGPPTSTPRPLVSPGRTVAISPTKSPSSLSSASPVVSSSFGPKWRERDSGLSQSLLPAHKAGDSQGEELEKLLEECRTTLGITASKDGATNTAEILKHLLTEVKSLKSTLQTERGEWLQFQADLQVAVAVADRLRAEAEEELTALRTAHKDVERELAASQQRQKEADVQLVTLRGELKESRQRLATLTQAPCQEPERPNNNGEPTNSCESKEGTQRGMERGVYRLGREEMESRSQNELTKNVVSEEARTDCKGVTKRYLRNVTNEDRSGEEVRPSETRRMVTTERSRSLSRLPASSGSPTMLNGTSQPSTASTVGPMNKNLGPLRGRRSLDWQDSRPSTDTGKREESLNKYNSALTELPSTKSQDGFNLLLRRHGGSKRNSLLRWCQGRTQGYKNIDITNFSSSWADGLAFCAVYHTYLPSHIPYTTLTPENKRENLSLAFKTGETVGIAQTLTVEEMLRAGGPDWQRVLSYVESIYRHFEM, encoded by the exons GGGTCCATGGGGATAGTTTCCACACTCCTCCTGCTTCTCCACAGGGTGATGGGCCTGCTTTCATACCCAGTGTCCCCCAGCTCCTTCCCCCTACCTCACCTCAACCTTCCTCTGCAGCCCCAGtttcacctccacctccagtcCCAACCCTCACACCCAGTGGGAAGAAAGCACAGTCCAGCACCACCTCTACCACTTCCGGTCCCCCTCCTGATTGGAGGCCTCATCCACCAGTCAGCTCAAATAACTCCACCATTGGCCCTGTAGTTAGCCCGCTTCACAGCAAGCCAGGAAGTACTGTGGGTAAAGGACAAGCTACTCTGGGGAGAAATGGAGGTCCTCCCACCTCCACCCCTCGACCACTGGTCTCCCCAGGGAGGACTGTGGCCATCAGTCCTACGAAGAGCCCCTCTTCTCTGAGTAGTGCCTCACCTGTGGTGAGCAGTTCTTTCGGGCCGAAATGGAGGGAAAGGGACAGTGGTCTGAGTCAGTCTTTGTTACCCGCTCACAAAGCTGGGGATAGCCAGGGTGAGGAGCTGGAGAAGCTGCTGGAGGAGTGTAGGACAACACTGGGTATTACTGCCAGTAAGGATGGAGCCACAAACACAGCGG AGATACTGAAGCATCTACTGACAGAAGTGAAGAGTTTGAAGAGTACTTTGCAG ACGGAGCGTGGGGAATGGCTGCAGTTCCAGGCTGACCTACAGGTGGCGGTGGCAGTGGCAGACCGTCTGAGAGCCGAGGCAGAAGAAGAATTGACTGCGCTCCGAACGGCGCACAAGGATGTGGAGAGGGAGCTGGCCGCTTCccagcagagacagaaggaggcTGATGTGCAACTGGTAACCCTGAGAGGAGAGTTAAAGGAGAGCAGGCAGAGACTGGCTACTCTCACCCAGGCTCCGTGTCAGGAGCCAGAGAGGCCCAATAATAATGGAGAACCAACCAACAGCTGTGAAAGCAAAGAAGGGACCCAGAGGGGCATGGAGAGGGGAGTGTACAGGTTGGGGCGAGAAGAAATGGAAAGCAGGAGTCAGAATGAACTGACGAAGAATGTTGTCAGCGAGGAGGCAAGAACAGACTGTAAAGGTGTGACTAAGCGCTACCTGAGAAATGTGACCAATGAGGATAGGAGTGGAGAAGAGGTGCGACCCAGCGAGACACGAAGGATGGTAACCACAGAGAGGTCAAG AAGCTTGTCCAGATTACCTGCTTCCTCGGGCTCCCCCACCATGCTGAACGGAACCTCCCAGCCCAGCACTGCCTCAACTGTGGGACCTATGAACAAG aaCTTGGGGCCACTAAGAGGCCGGAGAAGTTTGGATTGGCAAGACAGCAGACCAAGCACtgacacag GAAAACGTGAGGAGTCTTTGAACAAATACAACTCTGCCCTCACTGAGCTGCCTTCCACTAA atcCCAGGATGGTTTCAACCTACTGCTGCGTCGTCACGGAGGGTCGAAGAGAAACTCGCTGCTCCGCTGGTGTCAGGGCCGAACACAAGGCTACAAG AATATCGACATCACCAACTTCAGCAGCAGCTGGGCCGACGGTCTTGCCTTCTGTGCTGTCTACCACACCTACCTCCCCTCACACATCCCTTACACCACTCTCACTCCAGAGAACAAG AGGGAGAATCTCAGTCTGGCATTCAAAACAGGAGAGACTGTCGGGATTGCACAAACCCTG ACAGTAGAGGAGATGCTGAGAGCAGGCGGTCCTGACTGGCAAAGAGTCCTGAGCTACGTGGAGAGCATCTACCGTCACTTTGAGATGTGA
- the si:ch211-195o20.7 gene encoding cytospin-A isoform X2: protein MGNFSSKDGHGPTGVHGDSFHTPPASPQGDGPAFIPSVPQLLPPTSPQPSSAAPVSPPPPVPTLTPSGKKAQSSTTSTTSGPPPDWRPHPPVSSNNSTIGPVVSPLHSKPGSTVGKGQATLGRNGGPPTSTPRPLVSPGRTVAISPTKSPSSLSSASPVVSSSFGPKWRERDSGLSQSLLPAHKAGDSQGEELEKLLEECRTTLGITASKDGATNTAEILKHLLTEVKSLKSTLQTERGEWLQFQADLQVAVAVADRLRAEAEEELTALRTAHKDVERELAASQQRQKEADVQLVTLRGELKESRQRLATLTQAPCQEPERPNNNGEPTNSCESKEGTQRGMERGVYRLGREEMESRSQNELTKNVVSEEARTDCKGVTKRYLRNVTNEDRSGEEVRPSETRRMVTTERSSLSRLPASSGSPTMLNGTSQPSTASTVGPMNKNLGPLRGRRSLDWQDSRPSTDTGKREESLNKYNSALTELPSTKSQDGFNLLLRRHGGSKRNSLLRWCQGRTQGYKNIDITNFSSSWADGLAFCAVYHTYLPSHIPYTTLTPENKRENLSLAFKTGETVGIAQTLTVEEMLRAGGPDWQRVLSYVESIYRHFEM from the exons GGGTCCATGGGGATAGTTTCCACACTCCTCCTGCTTCTCCACAGGGTGATGGGCCTGCTTTCATACCCAGTGTCCCCCAGCTCCTTCCCCCTACCTCACCTCAACCTTCCTCTGCAGCCCCAGtttcacctccacctccagtcCCAACCCTCACACCCAGTGGGAAGAAAGCACAGTCCAGCACCACCTCTACCACTTCCGGTCCCCCTCCTGATTGGAGGCCTCATCCACCAGTCAGCTCAAATAACTCCACCATTGGCCCTGTAGTTAGCCCGCTTCACAGCAAGCCAGGAAGTACTGTGGGTAAAGGACAAGCTACTCTGGGGAGAAATGGAGGTCCTCCCACCTCCACCCCTCGACCACTGGTCTCCCCAGGGAGGACTGTGGCCATCAGTCCTACGAAGAGCCCCTCTTCTCTGAGTAGTGCCTCACCTGTGGTGAGCAGTTCTTTCGGGCCGAAATGGAGGGAAAGGGACAGTGGTCTGAGTCAGTCTTTGTTACCCGCTCACAAAGCTGGGGATAGCCAGGGTGAGGAGCTGGAGAAGCTGCTGGAGGAGTGTAGGACAACACTGGGTATTACTGCCAGTAAGGATGGAGCCACAAACACAGCGG AGATACTGAAGCATCTACTGACAGAAGTGAAGAGTTTGAAGAGTACTTTGCAG ACGGAGCGTGGGGAATGGCTGCAGTTCCAGGCTGACCTACAGGTGGCGGTGGCAGTGGCAGACCGTCTGAGAGCCGAGGCAGAAGAAGAATTGACTGCGCTCCGAACGGCGCACAAGGATGTGGAGAGGGAGCTGGCCGCTTCccagcagagacagaaggaggcTGATGTGCAACTGGTAACCCTGAGAGGAGAGTTAAAGGAGAGCAGGCAGAGACTGGCTACTCTCACCCAGGCTCCGTGTCAGGAGCCAGAGAGGCCCAATAATAATGGAGAACCAACCAACAGCTGTGAAAGCAAAGAAGGGACCCAGAGGGGCATGGAGAGGGGAGTGTACAGGTTGGGGCGAGAAGAAATGGAAAGCAGGAGTCAGAATGAACTGACGAAGAATGTTGTCAGCGAGGAGGCAAGAACAGACTGTAAAGGTGTGACTAAGCGCTACCTGAGAAATGTGACCAATGAGGATAGGAGTGGAGAAGAGGTGCGACCCAGCGAGACACGAAGGATGGTAACCACAGAGAGGTCAAG CTTGTCCAGATTACCTGCTTCCTCGGGCTCCCCCACCATGCTGAACGGAACCTCCCAGCCCAGCACTGCCTCAACTGTGGGACCTATGAACAAG aaCTTGGGGCCACTAAGAGGCCGGAGAAGTTTGGATTGGCAAGACAGCAGACCAAGCACtgacacag GAAAACGTGAGGAGTCTTTGAACAAATACAACTCTGCCCTCACTGAGCTGCCTTCCACTAA atcCCAGGATGGTTTCAACCTACTGCTGCGTCGTCACGGAGGGTCGAAGAGAAACTCGCTGCTCCGCTGGTGTCAGGGCCGAACACAAGGCTACAAG AATATCGACATCACCAACTTCAGCAGCAGCTGGGCCGACGGTCTTGCCTTCTGTGCTGTCTACCACACCTACCTCCCCTCACACATCCCTTACACCACTCTCACTCCAGAGAACAAG AGGGAGAATCTCAGTCTGGCATTCAAAACAGGAGAGACTGTCGGGATTGCACAAACCCTG ACAGTAGAGGAGATGCTGAGAGCAGGCGGTCCTGACTGGCAAAGAGTCCTGAGCTACGTGGAGAGCATCTACCGTCACTTTGAGATGTGA